A stretch of DNA from Chanos chanos chromosome 11, fChaCha1.1, whole genome shotgun sequence:
TGACTGAATAAGTATTTAACAACccaataaatgaatgaagccAGATGATCTGCGCGGTGAAAGATAATCTCTTGGGTTTTATCTGTCACTGATGGTTTCATATTCCCTGTAGTTTCTCTGCATTCTTCTCTCTCAACGCAGGGTCCTCAAGCAAGTCTCGCCTCATTCGTACAACAGTCTGCAAGtctttcatattttgtttcaaAAGTTTGGTGGAACTTTTCACacgataaaaaacaaaaaaaatcttgtagTTCCTGAATGTCAGGtggcatccttttttttttttttgtctcgtgATATTTCTGAAACTACCATTCccacaaaccaaaccaaagaaaatTCCTGCATAGCACACAAAATGTATGTGgtaatcaaattcaaattttgtcATTAGCTGATAATTCTCTTTCACTCAATCTCTTGGTTTCATTATAAGATGTGGCACCAGGTTGTTATGTAGTTAAGATtggaatgcgtgtgtgtgtgtatggggcaTTATGAAACAGAGGCGCCCTGTGACACCCGAGTGTGTGGAGAGCTTGAATGAAGAACACGAGTATGCAGTTCCGctgtgtttcttcttctttttttttttcccagtcaaAACTTCCCTTTTCTTGGCCCTTATTGCCAGCGTTGGGTCAGAGAGCGAGGAGGATGAACTCAAAAGCGTGACGATTTTCAGGCTTTGTCACTTTATGATGACGGATGAGTTTGTTTCTCCGCCCCCTTTTGGGTCATATCGAGGCCCTTGCGTCTTTGACAAGTTGGCCCTGTGTAACACGCTGTCCCCTTAAAGAACGTTCCTGCCCCGCTCTGTCGCTTAGCCGTGGCCCTTTTGTTGTTGCCAAGCAAGACCAGAGGCCGTGTTTTTGTTCACTTGGTTCGCCTATGGTATCCCGCTGACGGCGTTTGACTCCTTTTTCATAGCCGGTTATtttaagaggggggggggggggggggggggcatcgaGCTACATGTCTGGACTTGTTCGACCTCATTTCGCTGTGATCGGAAATGTGCTTATTTACCCCCcgcctcccaaacacacacacacacacacacaccatctctcctCTTAATGCTGTGCTGCATGACTGTTGTGTCGGTCTCCTCTCAGTTCAAAAGAAGGTGATAAGAGGATTTGAAACTCTTTTAACACAGATCAGCATATCAAatgcgtttctttttttttttttttttttgtcaatgcaGTAAAATGTGGTACAAGTCTGTTGCATAGAAGCTTGATATCCTGAACCAGCGTATTTCAACTGAAACGTTCACAAACGCCACCACGCAGATGCGGTTTTCAACTTTTTCGGTGAAATCTCGGTGTCCAAAATATCTCAAAcaccactgttctctctctctctgtgtgtgtgtgtgtgtgtgtgtatgtgtataaggtGATTGAAAGTGATAGTCCAGTATGAGTGCAGATTAAATTGACATACTATGTATGTtgaaaaaaacctctctctctttatcgtTTGGCAGgaaacaaaagtgaaagagaatgaaattaTGGCTTAACGTTCTGAATCATGGTTTTCAGGGAACCCGATTAAAACGCACAGTGCTTAAGAGTTCATCCTTAGCGTTCAGTTCCTCTCCAGACACCActgctttttctttatttcttcttctcagGCGTTTTAAATGGACTGATAGACCTGATGTTTGTccttgactgacacacacacaccacacacagtcacacgcacacacacagatatgcagacAGGCTAGCAGACACACCCCACAGCACACACGGCGTTGTCATAGCATTATCCGGTGTGACTTCTGACCAGCTTTGTTTTACTCATTCTCATCATTCATGCATTTCCTCGAAGTTACGAGACTCAAAAATAATGTGAAGGAAAACGTGGAAATCATGTGAAACATGCTTTTTCCGGCTCCTTCCATGGCGTGGTGATGGCGTGGCAGTCTGCGacagcacacagactcactgacacttattcttggattttttttagagagatgTATGATACGCATCCCTGACAGTCATACAGAACCAGAACTTCTAAAACCATAGTATTTCTATAGCCGTTCTAGAACACTGAAATTctaagaatcttttttttttttttttttggatacatTGTTTTGAACCATTTCTGACCTATTAAGGTGAGCATTATCACGTATCTGCCACGTGTCTTTCCTcaattaaaacaacaataaaaaagttCTCGCAGTAAATTTTGAGATAAACTAATCTTTGGACTGCCTTTCACAATATCGTTATACGACCATGCAAAGCTTGGCAGCGTCCCTGCCATTCCGATTTTAAAGATAAGAGTATGTGCAAGTACTGGAATCTAAAACACTAAATCAACTCATTATGCCACCTCTGGGACCCATCCACCTGGTCAATCAACTTTTACTGCTTTGTCCTTGACAAGAAGTTAGAGTACGGTACTTTACAGAACAGATATGAAATAAACAGGTTTGAAAATGCTGACAAGGTCAATGACATGAGTTGAAATATGAGTTGAGAATATTGCAGGCACACGGGTGGTATTGAGAAGTCGATATCATCTTTATAGAGTCTTCATAGGGAACAGGGTTCAGTTAACTCTTCAGagtttcatgtcttttttgaatgacatttttatcCCCTTTATGTCCCTTACCTACATTTCTCAACCTCTTATTGTGTCCGAAGAGAATGAAAGCGGTTGCCAGTGTTTGTGAAATTCGTgtttatcattctctctctctcgctctcactctctgtctttctcctttacCTTTGTAGGACCACGAAAAGGGCTCAGACATTTTACGACGGACGTCCCACCAGCCCCCCTGGTGTGTGTCACATACCCATGGCTGAGCCCTTCTGCACCAGGACTAGAGAGGTCTGTACTTCTCCTCACCCCCAAACAAGTACATCAGTACTTTTGTACCCACTCCTGGGTTTATTGGCTCAGGTGAAGATCCATTTCTCAAGAGGGTTCCACAAAGCAGTTATTCCACAAAAGGTGTTCCACAAAGCAAGATTTCTCAGTTAGCCACATAACTTTAACCAGAGGTCAAGATAACAGATGACTTGAGTAAGAAGTCAAGACTGTAGAGTAGCGATGTTCCTCAGCTCTTCTCTGATTGGatgtttttgacttttgactCAAGTGATGTGGCTAACTGAGGAACCCAGTGTTGTCCTCCAGTGCCAGCAGGTCTCAATCTCTGTTACACGTGAGTGTAATTAAATACCAACCCAGTGAGACAAGCACATCAGGACATACAGGTGTGTCATGAAATAAAGGCCATGTTTTTCcaacctcctctcctctcctctcctctgcctgatTTCTCTGTCAGGTGTTGCTGGAGGTGGCGCGGGCTCTTGGTGTGAGGTGCCACCCACGGGGTACCATGCTCACCATCGAGGGGCCTCGTTTCTCCTCGCGGGCGGAGAGCCTCATGTTTCGCCAGTGGGGCGCCGACGTCATCAACATGACCACCGTACCCGAGGTGGTCCTGGCCAAAGAGGCCGGGCTTTGCTATGCCagcattgccatggcaaccgaCTACGACTGCTGGAAGGAGCACGAGGAGGCGGTgagggaaaagtgtgtgtgtgtgtgtgtgtttcacgtttcatgtttatttagagcccagtatcactgtttacagcttTAAAGGGCTTTACacgccacaacaatcaaaatcaaaacaggacagcacccccgacttaatcctcatggcgggcaagaaaaaactccccaaaacccaaaatgggaaaatgggtgtgtgggtgtgtgtgggtgtgggtgtgtgtgtgtgtgtgtgtgtgtggatggcaGTTTCACAGGCTGAACTCGTATTATGTGTAACGATCTCTAAAATATGTAAGGAATGCTTATTGAGATGTTTTCCGTATCTACAACATTTAGGGTGACAATGGTAGCTTTGCGTTCGTTTGTCGTTGATTTTCAGCGTCTTGAATTCCTGGCTAATCGGTTATTTCGCCCTCgtcccaaaaacaaaacaatcaaaccaGAAGAGCCACTCGAGGTTCAGTGGAAAGAATGCAACATGAAGTTTGTGAACGAACGCTGGTGCCATGAAATGATGGCCTAGTTCTTACTCAGACGCATTTTTAGGGTGGAGAGCCTTCAAAAGAAACCAAGGGTGCCTTAGTGTGCTGACCACAGCTTTGACTTGAGATTCTGTCTATGAGATAATACTCCACCAAAAGACACTGGCCCACATTCAACCATTACGACATGTTGAAATTATTTCAGCATTCAGTAAGTGCAGTGTTGGTGGCCAGAGGTAGATATGAATAGAAAATGACCTTAAAGCCACTTTCTTTTCAATCTTTGTTACATCTttcatgatgtgtttttctttgggggggggcagtttttcAGAGTCTTTCACTGTACTCTTGTGGTTACGACGTGGTATTTTTGAGACTATATAACTGTTTCGGTGAAGAAAAAAGGGGCCGGACTCTTAAGCTAGGAGAACATCGGAGCTTTTAAAGAAGTGCTTTGTCCGTTGAGCGTAACATTGAAAATTTCCCCCGTATTGAAAAGTGAATTTGGGCCTGGCCAAAGAGAGAGCGTGGACTTGTAATGGGAGGATTATTAAGTCAATAAAATTCACCTTCCGAGCGACAAAGAGAATGTTACTCCTATTCTACCATTCCGGAAGCTTCTAAAGAAGCTAAACAAAGGGAGAGTGAGCTGCAGCACCCAGTTAAAAGACAAGTTGATATTTTGGTGAACAGGTATTAGTGTCAAACATCCTCAGCGTCTGAGAAGCTTAAACAGGAAACATATAAAATCCTATGAGTTAGAAGCGGTGAAAATCACCgggacattgtttttttttctttctttctttctttcttttcctgtagagattctttttttttttttttcatgttgtttgagAACAAGGCTTGCACGATCCCAAACTGACTTTTAGCGTCAGATTgatgaaaggttttttttttttttttttcaaggcaaGATAACAACTCAAGCTGTTGCGGCAGTTGTCATGCTAAGGACCATCCTGCCAAGGTCAGACAAGGTCATCCGACTATGATTTCCGATCAGCGGACTACCGGCCACCCAGTCAGCCAGGCGATATAGTAATTCCGGAGGAGGGTtcgcccccccccacctctcccccAACCCCACCAACCCATATTTTGGAATTCTCCTTCCGAGTTCCTGCTCCTGACCTTTTGGCTGCCCTTCATTCTAACTACACAACCCTCACCACATCCTTCCGCCGCCCTCttacaaacactctctctctttctctctctctctcgctctctctctgctccctcctGCCAGCCTCCGGTGTGTGAGGCCTGCCAGCGGAGGTTGAGTCAGTGATGAGTCACTGCTCAACAGCTGTAGGCTCTGGCAGAGCTAAGGCTGGCTCTCATtggctgatctgggatcaggtTATAGCAGCTCATGGTGACCGGCATGCTCTTGGATAACCAAACCAAGGCTCAATAAACAATGCTTCGGGGCCTTGTTAATAGCTTAGGCAAAtgtttcggggggggggggttctttttttttttttatgtttgactACAATCTTGTGCGAGCAGTCTCTCCCAGAGAACGGTCGGTTAGAGCTGGCATTTCTGGTTTTACTAATTCTCACTCGTTTACCGTCAGGAAATGTTCTGTATGCGTGGCATTACATGAAGCACAATCCTGATGTCCAAAATGATCATCCCAAGGGCTAACTGCTGACTCAGCTGTATATAACATAACCAGTGCTTATTAAAGCATACAGGCTCTAAAACCTCGCTCTGTAGCACAAAGGCTTTACGACTTGTTTTGTGATATGGTTCCTGTATATGCACGCTCTCAGCTTAGATTATAACTGTAGTCGACCTGGGGTTcttcgttttgttttgtaatgtttttttcactgctaTTGGCTAAATAAGcatcagtttctgttttggGAGAATTGAAAGCGTGTCCGGAGTGTTCCCGACTTCTGCTCTGCTCCCTCGAGTTCGCCACGCGACAACATAAAATAATCTTTATTGCCTCCTAATGAGAAATAAATTGCATTTTGTTCTCTGATAAGAATAGTGCGTAGGTCACAATGGATCTATAAACCAGCCATGTTTTCCAGTCTTTGGATGATGTTGTTGACTGTAAACACCAAACATCACGTCTCCAGTAAAGCCAAGCTTAAAAAGCCAAGATCTCAAACTCCCAATGACTCAACAGTTTGTCCCTCAGTCTGAGTATTCATGCAACAAAAAGATTCCGTTGTCAAACTGGCCTAACTCttacagagagtgagagagaggtagagaaagcaTGGTTTCACTTAACAGTTGCTGCCattcacgtgtgtgtgcgtgtgtgcgtgtgcgtgtgtgttctatTTAAATGATATTGTAATTTTTATGAACCTCTGCATTGAGGCTGTTTACAATACAGGCCCTGTTTATTCTCAGGTCAGCCTTTGTTCATCTTATCAGATCATTTCAGGTGTTCCTGCCCGTCATGAACTGCGGGGTTCTATGATGGACTGCTGAGAGCTTCTGTCCGACTGATGcgtagagggggaaaaaaaaaaaaacgaaacttATGCGGCAGGACAAGGAGAGCCATAGAAGCGGTTGCTAGGAGCTTTAGGGAGGTTagataaaaaatgaaagtggAAGTACTCAACTCAAACACGAAAAACTGGAAAAGCGATGTTGTTACATGCAAAACCTCCCAGGTGTGTCAGCATGATCTGGCCTATATGTTTCAGACCTGATATGACCCAGGGAATGACAGCATGCGAGGACACACGCCTGTCTCCACACACGTCTCTGTTCAAATTCTCCTCTCAGCTAGCTGTGTGAGccgcctcttttttttggttaaaggCCCCTGTAGGAGATTCTCTAGATCTTAAATATTGACTTTACTCTCGCAGACTGCTGTCCTAGCGTTGTTTATCTATCAACTGTCAATTTTTGGTTAAGCTGCTGTAGATAAGAGCGTTGGATAAATATTCAGATgttaatgtgtatttatctataaTGCAGTGCTGCACTGTGCTAGAGTGTTATGTTCACAATTCTTTATGCGTACGTGAGTCTCCTACGCAGTTTTTCAGTGCGTGGCAGTCTGCCATAACCCATCTCcagtcatctgaaaaaaaacacgTCTTGATGACACATATGGTGTACAAGTTTCGTTTTCCTATGGAACATAATGAACAATGTTTAAACTCacctgtctaaaaaaaaacaacaaaaaaaaattactcaaaGTGACTGATGTAGACCTGCACCGTTAGATTTCACGTAAAAAGAAAATGGGTCATTGAAAAAGTATGCaaataattgttatttatttactgccCCACCCACAtgctcacccccaccccccacccccaggtGTGTGTTGACAACGTCCTGAAAACGATGAAAGAGAACGCCAACAAGGCCAGCAGCATCCTGCTAACGGCCATCCCGCGTATCGCTGAGATGGACTGGGATCACACGCTGAAGGCACAGCAGGTGAGTgtgctctgtcacacacaaacacacacacacacacacacacagagggtgtgAAGGGAGAAAATAAAACCCCCTTATTGCACAAACCACAGGAGAaagaactgaacaaacaaacaaacaaactcagtaCTGCGTACACAGGAACTTGTTAGCTTAAAAGAAACCACCTTCTCTTGTACTTTCCACATGAGTTTGCATAAGCAAAACTATTCACAGTGTACAGtgtcttctgtgtctgtggctCTGTCCGGGTCACCATGCAGAGTCTGGCTGACGTCCTCAGAAGACGGTTCTAGACAAGGATTTCACAAGTCTGGTTCTGGAGGagaacaacaactacaacaacaacaaccaccacaacaacagtaataaagaATAGGGACAATATGATAATTATGTGAGCTTTTAGTGCTGCACACTGTACATAAATTATAGCCCAAAGTGTTTCATCGTGAGACATTAAACACTCAGGACAGATTTTGCCTGCTGACACGATAACGCGCCCAATGAGGAATAGAAAGATGAGAGATGGCGAAGAAACACACCATAGAGCACTATTAAAACAGGAAGCTAAACCAGTCAGGACAAAAAGGTCCTTTAAgacatatgtttttgtgtgtgtgtgtgtgtgtgtgtgtgtgtgggtgcgtgtgggAACATGTGCTATGTTTATATACGTGCGTGTTTCCAACATGTACCTATGGTTGTGATTCATAGGCCGCAAACCGAATTAAACAAGGCCCTAAAAACAAAGCGTAAAAATGCAGCGTTTTGCATTTTTCGAAATGAAATAATCTGTGTTGAGTGTTTGTTCAGATTTAAACCTTTGCTCTCATGCTCTCATTGTTTTTCAGGCGATGGCCCAAACTTCAGTAATGCTTCCA
This window harbors:
- the mtap gene encoding S-methyl-5'-thioadenosine phosphorylase isoform X2, with amino-acid sequence MTAVTQIKIGIIGGSGLDDPDILEGRTERYVDTPFGKPSDALIVGKIKNVECVLLARHGRQHTIMPSNVNYQANIWALKEEGCTHILVTTACGSLKEEIQPGDIVIIDQFIDRTTKRAQTFYDGRPTSPPGVCHIPMAEPFCTRTREVLLEVARALGVRCHPRGTMLTIEGPRFSSRAESLMFRQWGADVINMTTVPEVVLAKEAGLCYASIAMATDYDCWKEHEEAAR
- the mtap gene encoding S-methyl-5'-thioadenosine phosphorylase isoform X1 is translated as MTAVTQIKIGIIGGSGLDDPDILEGRTERYVDTPFGKPSDALIVGKIKNVECVLLARHGRQHTIMPSNVNYQANIWALKEEGCTHILVTTACGSLKEEIQPGDIVIIDQFIDRTTKRAQTFYDGRPTSPPGVCHIPMAEPFCTRTREVLLEVARALGVRCHPRGTMLTIEGPRFSSRAESLMFRQWGADVINMTTVPEVVLAKEAGLCYASIAMATDYDCWKEHEEAVCVDNVLKTMKENANKASSILLTAIPRIAEMDWDHTLKAQQAMAQTSVMLPKS